A window of the Bacteroides thetaiotaomicron VPI-5482 genome harbors these coding sequences:
- a CDS encoding glycyl-radical enzyme activating protein gives MKGFITNIQRMSIHDGPGIRSTIFLKGCNLRCKWCHNPETWSMKPQLQYIEDKCIHCFSCITVCEYEVLFIDSNRLSIHRERCTDCGKCTERCTSGALSWIGKEVDSSDIIHEILQDLIYYQKSGGGITLSGGEPLQQKDFALDILQKCREHRIHTAVETNLLTDVNTLEAFLPWVDLWMCDFKMADDTLHRKWTGHSNVPIIKNLEFLAKQAVPLTIRTPVIPNVNDSEEAIESICRFIRQLPNQPAYELLGFHSLGFVKFENLGMKNPLSNSAFLKKGQLQKLKEILIRYNLNNNKK, from the coding sequence ATGAAAGGCTTTATAACTAACATCCAACGAATGTCTATCCATGACGGTCCGGGAATTCGTTCTACCATCTTCTTAAAAGGATGCAATCTGAGATGTAAGTGGTGTCATAACCCTGAAACCTGGAGCATGAAACCGCAACTCCAGTATATTGAAGACAAATGTATCCATTGTTTCTCTTGTATAACGGTATGTGAGTATGAAGTTCTGTTCATCGACTCAAACAGATTATCCATTCATCGCGAACGGTGTACTGATTGTGGGAAATGCACAGAGCGCTGCACTTCGGGCGCACTGTCCTGGATTGGGAAAGAAGTTGATTCTTCGGACATCATACATGAAATTCTCCAGGACCTTATTTACTATCAGAAATCCGGAGGAGGAATTACCCTCTCAGGGGGTGAACCTTTGCAGCAAAAAGATTTTGCGTTAGATATTCTCCAAAAATGCCGGGAACATAGAATACACACAGCTGTAGAAACCAATCTGTTGACTGATGTTAACACGTTGGAGGCATTCCTTCCTTGGGTTGATTTATGGATGTGCGATTTTAAAATGGCCGATGACACATTACACCGGAAATGGACCGGACACTCCAATGTTCCTATTATAAAGAACCTGGAATTTCTAGCCAAACAAGCTGTTCCTTTGACCATTCGTACACCGGTCATTCCCAACGTCAATGATTCCGAAGAAGCTATCGAGTCAATATGCCGCTTCATTCGGCAATTACCTAATCAGCCTGCTTATGAATTGCTGGGATTTCATTCATTGGGATTCGTTAAGTTCGAGAATTTAGGAATGAAGAATCCCTTAAGCAATTCTGCTTTTTTAAAGAAAGGACAATTACAAAAACTAAAGGAAATACTGATCAGATATAATTTAAACAATAACAAAAAATGA
- the rhaT gene encoding L-rhamnose/proton symporter RhaT, with protein sequence METTVISGFLLILLAGGCSGTFALPFKHNSQWKWENNWFIWSIIALLVAPWIMAFISIPDLESVYAHESNTVLLVAFFGLLWGIGAILFGKGIDYLGVSLSLPIMQGLINVVGTLMPVILRNPSELLTPTGLKLLTGTVIILAGIIFFAIAGHNRDSKSRQTHSETPIKKNFRKGLIICLLAGIFGPMINFAFVYGAPLQEKAVATGASSLYAANVIWSIALSAGFIINLLECIRLFGKNQSWKTYRHRTTGGLIMASLAGVLWYLSIMFYGMGGSFMGVLGASVGWATMQSTAIIAGNVAGLASGEWKGATRYAIRMMVIGLVCLIGGVVVIAL encoded by the coding sequence ATGGAAACTACAGTTATTTCGGGTTTCTTATTAATTCTGCTGGCTGGTGGTTGTTCCGGCACGTTTGCTTTGCCTTTTAAACACAACTCACAGTGGAAATGGGAAAACAATTGGTTTATCTGGAGTATCATCGCTCTTCTTGTCGCTCCCTGGATAATGGCATTTATCTCTATTCCTGACTTGGAAAGTGTATATGCTCATGAAAGCAACACGGTACTGCTAGTGGCTTTCTTCGGCCTTTTATGGGGAATTGGCGCTATACTATTCGGAAAAGGAATTGATTATCTGGGAGTTTCGCTCAGTCTTCCCATTATGCAAGGATTGATTAATGTGGTAGGGACTTTGATGCCTGTCATTCTCAGAAACCCTTCGGAATTGCTAACACCTACGGGACTAAAGTTACTTACAGGTACAGTAATTATTCTTGCCGGAATCATTTTCTTTGCGATAGCAGGGCACAACAGAGATAGCAAAAGCCGCCAGACGCACTCTGAAACACCTATTAAGAAAAATTTCAGGAAAGGGTTAATTATCTGTTTGCTTGCAGGAATATTCGGACCTATGATTAACTTTGCTTTCGTTTATGGGGCACCCTTACAAGAAAAGGCTGTAGCAACGGGAGCATCTTCTCTTTATGCAGCCAACGTGATATGGAGTATCGCTTTGAGTGCCGGATTTATTATTAATCTCCTTGAATGTATCCGTTTGTTCGGCAAGAATCAATCTTGGAAAACTTACCGACATCGTACAACCGGAGGCCTGATAATGGCTTCTCTGGCAGGGGTATTATGGTATCTGAGCATTATGTTCTATGGTATGGGAGGCAGTTTTATGGGAGTTTTAGGAGCTTCTGTGGGCTGGGCTACCATGCAATCGACAGCTATTATTGCAGGTAATGTGGCCGGACTTGCTTCCGGCGAGTGGAAAGGAGCTACCCGCTATGCCATCCGGATGATGGTGATAGGATTGGTATGTCTCATCGGAGGAGTGGTGGTGATTGCCCTCTAA
- a CDS encoding pyruvate formate lyase family protein — protein sequence MKNYEQKIANLRMRKLAQTQEKIEKEGLLDEDDYGRVVPPENLWNIIPNHPDGSFYGFDAWADNFCSLMNIHPVYIDADDAFAGRWMYFMSKMRPNKWNPDYSYDFLKENIKKYDLICGIGDDAHFAPDYEIGVKLGWNGLIKKIEHYQSMHHSEEQQHFYSLHLRVIRSVQGWIQRHIDQAYRMAASATDDCSKNNLLEIAKVNESIINDAPTTLREACQWIIWYHLASRTYNRDGAGGQIDTLLAPFYEKDLAEGRIDKETAVYYLACFLLNDPVYWQLGGPDESGKDQTSPLSFLILEAADKINTSLNLTVRVFDGLNKDLFRKSVEYLVKNKNGWPRFSGDKALVEGFMKNGFSAQLARRRIAVGCNWMSLPGLEYTMNDLVKINMAKVFEVSYTEMMNEQKDHSTSRLWMLFNEHLAKAVQTSADGIRHHLKFQKYNEPELLLNLLSHGPLEKGKDVSDGGAEYYNLAIDGAGLATVADSFAALEQRIELENKLSWNTLTEYLRNNFSGDGGCRIRHLLKNSEKYGAAESLGEKWAIRIKETFTELVRLQSEPDKRRIFIPGFFSWANTVGFGQSVGATPDGRLAQTPISHGANPTPGFVKDGASLSLATIIAKIQPGYGNTAPMQWELDPTFANMDNIELIMSIIRAHFDLGGTLINVNIMNKDTVLAAHKDPAGYPELVVRVTGFTAYFSMLSPQFRQLVVDRILES from the coding sequence ATGAAGAATTACGAGCAAAAAATAGCGAATCTGCGTATGCGGAAACTCGCTCAAACTCAGGAAAAGATTGAAAAGGAAGGACTTCTGGACGAAGATGACTATGGACGGGTGGTTCCTCCGGAAAATTTGTGGAATATCATACCTAACCATCCCGATGGTTCTTTCTACGGATTTGATGCATGGGCTGATAACTTTTGCAGCCTGATGAATATTCATCCGGTATATATTGATGCCGATGATGCTTTTGCAGGAAGATGGATGTATTTCATGTCTAAAATGCGACCCAATAAATGGAATCCGGATTATTCTTATGACTTTCTAAAAGAGAATATCAAGAAGTATGACCTCATTTGTGGTATTGGCGATGACGCTCATTTCGCTCCTGATTATGAAATCGGGGTAAAATTAGGATGGAATGGCTTGATAAAGAAGATAGAACATTACCAATCCATGCATCATTCAGAAGAGCAACAACACTTCTACAGCTTGCATCTAAGGGTCATACGTAGTGTGCAGGGGTGGATACAGCGTCATATCGACCAGGCATATAGAATGGCTGCATCTGCAACAGACGATTGTTCTAAAAACAACTTACTGGAAATAGCCAAAGTAAACGAGAGCATTATCAATGATGCCCCAACGACATTAAGAGAAGCCTGTCAGTGGATCATATGGTATCATCTTGCATCAAGAACTTACAACCGTGATGGAGCTGGCGGACAAATTGATACTTTATTGGCTCCTTTTTATGAAAAAGATTTGGCAGAAGGAAGGATTGATAAAGAAACGGCCGTTTATTATTTGGCGTGTTTTTTACTGAACGACCCTGTCTACTGGCAATTGGGAGGTCCCGACGAATCAGGTAAAGACCAAACTTCCCCCCTTTCATTCTTAATACTGGAAGCTGCCGATAAAATCAATACCTCTTTAAATCTGACAGTGAGAGTGTTCGATGGTCTGAACAAGGACTTATTCCGGAAATCCGTAGAGTACCTGGTTAAGAACAAGAATGGATGGCCCAGATTCTCAGGAGATAAAGCATTGGTAGAAGGATTTATGAAGAACGGCTTCAGTGCACAACTGGCTCGCCGTCGTATAGCAGTGGGATGCAACTGGATGTCGCTGCCCGGACTGGAATATACAATGAATGACCTTGTGAAAATAAATATGGCGAAAGTTTTTGAGGTATCCTATACGGAAATGATGAATGAACAAAAAGATCATAGCACCTCCCGGCTCTGGATGTTATTCAACGAGCATTTGGCTAAGGCAGTCCAAACATCAGCCGACGGAATTCGCCATCACCTGAAATTTCAAAAATACAATGAGCCGGAGTTATTACTAAATCTATTGAGCCACGGGCCATTGGAAAAAGGCAAAGACGTATCGGACGGTGGAGCGGAATACTACAACCTGGCAATTGACGGAGCCGGATTGGCTACTGTCGCTGACTCTTTTGCCGCTTTGGAACAGCGCATCGAGTTGGAAAACAAATTGTCCTGGAATACCCTGACCGAATATCTGAGAAACAATTTCTCAGGAGACGGAGGATGCAGAATACGGCATTTATTGAAGAACAGCGAAAAATATGGAGCCGCCGAATCCTTGGGCGAAAAGTGGGCGATTCGGATCAAAGAAACATTTACAGAACTGGTACGTTTGCAGTCCGAACCGGACAAACGCCGGATTTTTATTCCCGGCTTCTTCTCTTGGGCAAATACGGTAGGATTCGGACAAAGTGTGGGAGCTACTCCCGACGGACGTTTAGCGCAAACACCTATCTCTCATGGAGCAAATCCCACTCCCGGTTTTGTAAAAGACGGCGCATCGCTTTCACTTGCTACCATTATAGCTAAAATTCAGCCGGGATATGGCAATACGGCACCCATGCAATGGGAGCTGGACCCTACATTCGCCAATATGGATAATATAGAGTTAATCATGTCCATCATCAGGGCACACTTCGACTTGGGAGGTACTTTGATTAACGTCAATATTATGAATAAGGATACTGTATTGGCTGCCCATAAAGATCCTGCCGGATATCCGGAACTGGTAGTCCGTGTTACCGGATTTACAGCCTACTTTTCCATGTTGTCCCCTCAATTCAGACAATTGGTAGTAGACCGTATCTTAGAAAGCTAA